A DNA window from Nitratidesulfovibrio sp. contains the following coding sequences:
- a CDS encoding Mrp/NBP35 family ATP-binding protein — MSDSSSCQGCPSAAGCGSAGNPGDCPSSASSAPSGPAASSGCGGGCGGPTPEQQADEARLQTTLSHIRNTIVVMSGKGGVGKSSTAANIAAGLALAGKRVGLLDVDVHGPSIPRLLKLDAAHADVDGDTIQPVQWREGVTLSVMSLGFFLPDARQAVIWRGPVKMGFIKQLLSDVAWGELDFLVVDCPPGTGDEPLSVLQLLGDAARALIVTTPQAVAVDDVRRSLGFCEDLNVPVLGVIENMSGIVCSKCGNVESLFGQGGGERLAKEMNVPFLGAVPLDPEIVRAGDEGNIYIASHPDRPAATVLRTIVDALVEADAPQA; from the coding sequence ATGAGCGATTCTTCTTCCTGTCAGGGCTGCCCCAGCGCGGCCGGTTGCGGCTCCGCCGGAAATCCCGGGGACTGTCCCTCGTCGGCCTCGTCCGCCCCATCTGGTCCTGCCGCAAGCTCCGGCTGCGGGGGCGGATGCGGCGGCCCCACCCCGGAACAGCAGGCCGATGAGGCCCGCTTGCAGACCACCCTGTCGCACATCCGCAACACCATCGTGGTCATGTCCGGCAAGGGCGGCGTGGGCAAAAGCTCCACCGCCGCCAACATTGCCGCCGGCCTTGCCCTTGCGGGCAAGCGCGTGGGCCTGCTGGACGTGGACGTGCACGGCCCGTCCATCCCCCGCCTGCTGAAGCTGGACGCGGCGCACGCCGACGTGGACGGCGACACCATCCAGCCCGTGCAGTGGCGCGAGGGCGTTACGCTTTCCGTCATGTCGCTGGGCTTCTTTCTGCCCGATGCCCGTCAGGCGGTTATCTGGCGCGGCCCGGTGAAGATGGGCTTCATCAAGCAGTTGCTGTCCGACGTGGCCTGGGGCGAGCTGGACTTTCTGGTGGTGGACTGCCCCCCCGGCACCGGCGATGAACCGCTGTCCGTGCTGCAACTGCTGGGCGATGCCGCCCGCGCGCTCATCGTCACCACGCCGCAGGCCGTGGCCGTTGACGACGTGCGCCGCTCGCTGGGCTTCTGCGAAGACCTGAACGTGCCGGTGCTGGGCGTCATCGAGAACATGAGCGGCATCGTCTGTTCCAAGTGCGGCAACGTGGAATCGCTGTTCGGGCAGGGCGGCGGCGAACGCCTGGCCAAGGAAATGAACGTGCCCTTCCTGGGCGCGGTGCCGCTGGACCCGGAAATCGTCCGCGCCGGGGATGAAGGCAACATCTACATCGCCTCGCACCCCGACCGCCCCGCCGCCACCGTGCTGCGCACCATCGTGGATGCGCTGGTGGAAGCGGACGCGCCGCAGGCGTAG
- the hypB gene encoding hydrogenase nickel incorporation protein HypB, protein MEIPVVRNVLEANDKMAVQLKGLFARHGILVLNMISSPGAGKTSVLERTLTDLRGEFRMAVIEGDLQTDNDARRVAATGAKAVQINTDGGCHLDSNMILEALSNFDLADIDILFIENVGNLVCPVEFDCGEDHKVALLSVTEGDDKPEKYPLLFNLSKVMLLNKVDLLPYVDFDVERAKRFATHLNKELTIFPMSCRSGEGLEGWYDWLRTARAAKRD, encoded by the coding sequence GTGGAAATACCCGTAGTCAGGAACGTGCTGGAAGCCAACGACAAGATGGCCGTGCAACTGAAAGGCCTGTTCGCCCGGCACGGCATTCTGGTCCTGAACATGATCAGTTCGCCCGGCGCGGGCAAGACCTCCGTGCTCGAACGCACCCTGACCGACCTGCGCGGCGAATTCCGCATGGCGGTCATCGAGGGCGACCTGCAAACCGACAACGACGCCCGCCGCGTGGCCGCCACCGGGGCCAAGGCCGTGCAGATCAACACCGACGGCGGCTGCCACCTGGACAGCAACATGATCCTCGAGGCGTTGTCCAACTTCGACCTCGCGGACATCGACATCCTGTTCATCGAGAACGTGGGCAACCTGGTCTGCCCGGTGGAGTTCGACTGCGGCGAAGACCACAAGGTGGCCCTGCTCAGCGTGACCGAGGGCGACGACAAGCCCGAAAAGTATCCGCTGCTGTTCAATCTTTCCAAGGTCATGCTGCTGAACAAGGTGGACCTGCTGCCCTACGTGGACTTTGACGTGGAGCGGGCCAAGCGCTTCGCCACGCACCTGAACAAGGAGCTGACCATCTTCCCCATGTCCTGCCGCAGTGGCGAAGGGCTGGAAGGCTGGTACGACTGGCTGCGCACGGCGCGAGCCGCCAAGCGCGACTAG
- a CDS encoding hydrogenase maturation nickel metallochaperone HypA, with amino-acid sequence MSVASSVISIVQEELAKHSATRLLLVRVRYGALANLVPEAMEFAFEAMTIGTDFEGARLELARGPVKLLCGGCGKEFEPQGRELLFAPCPACGEEAGHHVLAGRELYVEHIEAE; translated from the coding sequence ATGTCCGTCGCGTCCAGCGTCATTTCCATCGTTCAGGAAGAGCTGGCCAAGCACTCCGCCACCCGGCTGCTGCTTGTCCGCGTGCGCTACGGCGCGCTGGCCAACCTCGTCCCCGAGGCCATGGAATTCGCCTTCGAGGCCATGACCATCGGCACCGACTTCGAGGGAGCCAGGCTGGAACTGGCCAGAGGGCCGGTGAAGCTGCTGTGCGGCGGCTGCGGCAAGGAGTTCGAGCCGCAGGGCAGGGAACTGCTGTTCGCGCCCTGCCCCGCCTGCGGCGAGGAAGCCGGGCACCACGTGCTGGCCGGGCGCGAACTGTACGTCGAACACATCGAAGCCGAATAG
- a CDS encoding tetratricopeptide repeat protein, with amino-acid sequence METGIFKGVYSSVEPRQAGRPGGGVPGRNVARKRYWFVWEHDAGGYVVQPLSASMEPTGERRAVSSAELVRGYAFEPDILAVPIRTAPMGPAYGEREDAGRSAASGKAAPGGADSASPASQPSPVRHGGQASGMAAGRDAVRRSGDIAGHEVGAQTERSLRADFATALAQLRRGDRDRAVRALERLAEVPGEFVPAHRHMFTDFGINLRKSKLPRIAIRHHLRALDLSPDDSHVHFNIARAYYDMGDMDRAERHLRASLDLTPDLEPSRRFLDFVLERKAGAANVDGAARKAAR; translated from the coding sequence ATGGAGACCGGCATCTTCAAGGGCGTCTATTCCAGCGTCGAGCCCCGCCAGGCAGGCAGGCCCGGCGGCGGCGTACCGGGGCGCAACGTTGCGCGCAAGCGCTACTGGTTCGTGTGGGAACACGACGCGGGCGGGTACGTGGTGCAGCCCCTGTCGGCCAGCATGGAACCCACGGGCGAGCGCCGTGCCGTCAGCTCGGCGGAACTTGTACGCGGCTACGCCTTCGAGCCGGACATCCTTGCCGTGCCGATCAGGACCGCCCCCATGGGCCCCGCCTACGGAGAACGCGAGGACGCGGGCCGATCAGCGGCTTCCGGCAAGGCTGCGCCAGGCGGGGCGGATTCGGCCAGCCCGGCCAGCCAGCCCAGCCCCGTCAGGCACGGCGGTCAGGCCTCCGGCATGGCCGCCGGACGAGATGCCGTCCGTCGTTCCGGCGATATCGCCGGGCACGAGGTGGGCGCGCAGACTGAACGTTCGTTGCGGGCCGACTTCGCCACCGCGCTGGCCCAGCTGCGGCGCGGCGACCGCGACCGCGCCGTGCGCGCGCTGGAACGGCTGGCCGAGGTTCCCGGCGAATTCGTGCCCGCGCATCGCCACATGTTCACCGATTTCGGCATCAACCTGCGCAAGAGCAAGCTGCCGCGCATCGCCATCCGGCATCATCTGCGCGCGCTGGATCTTTCGCCGGACGACAGCCACGTGCATTTCAACATCGCCCGTGCATACTACGACATGGGCGACATGGACCGGGCGGAACGGCACCTGCGCGCATCGCTGGACCTGACGCCCGACCTCGAGCCCTCGCGCCGCTTTCTCGACTTTGTGCTGGAACGGAAGGCAGGCGCCGCCAACGTTGATGGGGCGGCCCGCAAGGCTGCCCGGTAA
- a CDS encoding AMIN domain-containing protein, whose translation MNKTIAMLIPTVVLFAMALILFNHFGSGDDKSAPVEGPSVQAPMQAPAQGQPAQSAQPGQPGQSGMPYFEQGGQGALAPGQPGGMMTETPAGMVSPGEGEPATIPTGSPGSAASGEPRTALGRMASKSGADLATPLEGKKKEPVKGTDKGTDKAAPARQAEKAASAPAKGDKAEKAAPAAKPQAAAPAVQAAPAKTAAAPATPQTAKGDHAITSATIKFSGSTAILHLQGDAPIQYKYIVLPNPDRLALDLVGAWSVSAPAVPSNRVIEKVRVGRYGENTRIVLDLKAAPTKHEVVKSGDKGIEVRVQ comes from the coding sequence ATGAACAAAACCATCGCCATGCTGATACCCACCGTCGTGCTGTTCGCCATGGCGCTCATCCTGTTCAACCATTTCGGTTCCGGCGACGACAAGTCCGCCCCGGTGGAAGGCCCCTCCGTTCAGGCGCCGATGCAAGCCCCCGCGCAGGGCCAGCCCGCCCAATCCGCTCAGCCGGGTCAGCCGGGTCAGTCCGGCATGCCCTACTTCGAGCAGGGCGGGCAGGGCGCCCTGGCCCCCGGCCAGCCCGGCGGCATGATGACCGAGACCCCGGCGGGCATGGTTTCTCCCGGCGAGGGCGAGCCCGCCACCATCCCGACCGGTTCTCCCGGTTCTGCCGCGTCCGGCGAGCCGCGCACGGCGCTGGGCCGCATGGCCTCCAAGTCCGGTGCCGACCTTGCCACCCCGCTGGAAGGCAAGAAGAAGGAGCCGGTCAAGGGCACCGACAAGGGCACCGACAAGGCCGCCCCCGCCAGGCAGGCAGAGAAGGCAGCTTCGGCCCCGGCCAAGGGCGACAAGGCTGAAAAGGCCGCTCCCGCCGCCAAGCCGCAGGCTGCCGCTCCCGCCGTACAGGCAGCCCCGGCCAAGACCGCTGCCGCCCCGGCAACACCGCAGACGGCCAAGGGCGACCATGCCATCACCTCGGCCACCATCAAGTTCTCCGGCAGCACGGCCATCCTGCATCTGCAAGGCGATGCGCCCATCCAGTACAAGTACATCGTGCTGCCCAACCCCGACCGGCTGGCCCTGGACCTGGTTGGCGCCTGGTCGGTGTCCGCGCCTGCGGTGCCTTCCAACCGGGTCATCGAAAAGGTGCGCGTGGGCCGCTACGGCGAGAACACCCGCATCGTGCTGGACCTGAAGGCCGCGCCCACCAAGCATGAAGTGGTGAAGAGCGGGGATAAGGGCATAGAGGTCCGCGTCCAATAA
- a CDS encoding cation transporter: MPSVTVKGMSCDHCKMSVTKAVAGVSGVKDVDVSLEKGEAEWTESAPVDMDAVKAAIRKAGFDVE; this comes from the coding sequence ATGCCCAGCGTTACCGTGAAGGGAATGTCGTGCGATCACTGCAAGATGTCCGTAACCAAGGCCGTTGCCGGGGTTTCCGGCGTCAAGGACGTGGACGTCAGCCTGGAAAAGGGCGAGGCCGAGTGGACCGAATCGGCCCCGGTGGACATGGATGCCGTGAAGGCCGCCATCCGCAAGGCCGGATTCGACGTGGAATAG